Proteins encoded within one genomic window of Arachis ipaensis cultivar K30076 chromosome B08, Araip1.1, whole genome shotgun sequence:
- the LOC107612744 gene encoding heterogeneous nuclear ribonucleoprotein A3 homolog 2 isoform X1, with protein sequence MGSRKGDNPHFVDGASPGKIFIGGLAKDTTLDTFVKYFEKYGEIMDSVIMKDRHTGKPRGFGFITYADPSVVDQVIQENHVINGKQVEIKRTIPKGSSQANDFKTKKIFVGGISTSVTEDEFKNFFLKYGKVVEHEIIRDHTTKRSRGFGFIVFDSEKVVDNMLADGNMIDMSGTQVEIKKAEPKKSSNSASLPPFASDSRALPYYDGFGGFGDSFGSFGNSSFDPASYRSLGGFGGRLSSYGGYGGGYDFGGSFGGSGGGIGGGYAGYRGESSFGYSSRYGSFMGGLGDGYGGSGLGAYGRGGGAYGSYGGAATGGGYEPRSGTGYGGAGGHYGSRGGYGGSSRYHPYAR encoded by the exons ATGGGTTCCCGAAAGGGTGACAACCCTCACTTCGTTGACGGTGCCAGTCCTGG GAAAATCTTTATCGGAGGTCTAGCCAAAGACACCACTTTGG ATACTTTTGTTAAGTACTTCGAGAAGTACGGAGAGATAATGGACTCGGTTATCATGAAGGATCGGCATACCGGTAAACCCAGGGGTTTTGGTTTCATCACCTATGCGGATCCATCTGTTGTGGACCAGGTCATCCAGGAGAACCATGTTATCAATGGCAAACAG GTTGAGATCAAGAGGACTATTCCTAAGGGTTCATCACAAGCTAATGACTTCAAAACAAAGAAGATTTTTGTTGGTGGTATTTCAACATCGGTCACTGAAG ATGAGTTTAAGAACTTCTTCTTGAAGTATGGGAAAGTTGTGGAACATGAGATTATACGTGATCACACTACTAAACGTTCCCGGGGTTTTGGCTTTATAGTTTTTGACAGTGAAAAAGTTGTTGACAATATGTTAGCAGATGGGAATATGATTGATATGTCTGGTACTCAG GTTGAGATCAAGAAGGCTGAACCAAAGAAATCCTCAAACTCAGCTTCTCTTCCTCCATTTGCTAGTGACTCTAGGGCACTTCCTTACTATGATGGTTTTGGTGGATTTGGTGATtcttttggaagttttggaaataGCAGTTTTGATCCTGCTTCTTATAGATCACTTGGAGGATTTGGTGGTAGGCTTAGCAGTTATGGTGGATATGGCGGTGGATATGATTTTGGTGGTAGTTTTGGAGGGTCTGGTGGTGGTATTGGTGGTGGCTATGCAGGTTATCGTGGAGAATCGTCATTTGGTTACTCTAGTCGCTATGGTTCCTTCATGGGGGGCCTTGGTGATGGTTATGGTGGGAGTGGTTTAGGTGCTTATGGACGAGGTGGTGGGGCCTATGGAAGCTATGGGGGTGCGGCTACTGGCGGAGGTTATGAACCAAGATCTGGTACTGGTTATGGTGGGGCAGGAGGACATTATGGTAGTAGGGGAGGTTATGGTGGCAGTAGCCGCTACCATCCTTATGCAAGATAG
- the LOC107612744 gene encoding heterogeneous nuclear ribonucleoprotein A3 homolog 2 isoform X2: MDSVIMKDRHTGKPRGFGFITYADPSVVDQVIQENHVINGKQVEIKRTIPKGSSQANDFKTKKIFVGGISTSVTEDEFKNFFLKYGKVVEHEIIRDHTTKRSRGFGFIVFDSEKVVDNMLADGNMIDMSGTQVEIKKAEPKKSSNSASLPPFASDSRALPYYDGFGGFGDSFGSFGNSSFDPASYRSLGGFGGRLSSYGGYGGGYDFGGSFGGSGGGIGGGYAGYRGESSFGYSSRYGSFMGGLGDGYGGSGLGAYGRGGGAYGSYGGAATGGGYEPRSGTGYGGAGGHYGSRGGYGGSSRYHPYAR, translated from the exons ATGGACTCGGTTATCATGAAGGATCGGCATACCGGTAAACCCAGGGGTTTTGGTTTCATCACCTATGCGGATCCATCTGTTGTGGACCAGGTCATCCAGGAGAACCATGTTATCAATGGCAAACAG GTTGAGATCAAGAGGACTATTCCTAAGGGTTCATCACAAGCTAATGACTTCAAAACAAAGAAGATTTTTGTTGGTGGTATTTCAACATCGGTCACTGAAG ATGAGTTTAAGAACTTCTTCTTGAAGTATGGGAAAGTTGTGGAACATGAGATTATACGTGATCACACTACTAAACGTTCCCGGGGTTTTGGCTTTATAGTTTTTGACAGTGAAAAAGTTGTTGACAATATGTTAGCAGATGGGAATATGATTGATATGTCTGGTACTCAG GTTGAGATCAAGAAGGCTGAACCAAAGAAATCCTCAAACTCAGCTTCTCTTCCTCCATTTGCTAGTGACTCTAGGGCACTTCCTTACTATGATGGTTTTGGTGGATTTGGTGATtcttttggaagttttggaaataGCAGTTTTGATCCTGCTTCTTATAGATCACTTGGAGGATTTGGTGGTAGGCTTAGCAGTTATGGTGGATATGGCGGTGGATATGATTTTGGTGGTAGTTTTGGAGGGTCTGGTGGTGGTATTGGTGGTGGCTATGCAGGTTATCGTGGAGAATCGTCATTTGGTTACTCTAGTCGCTATGGTTCCTTCATGGGGGGCCTTGGTGATGGTTATGGTGGGAGTGGTTTAGGTGCTTATGGACGAGGTGGTGGGGCCTATGGAAGCTATGGGGGTGCGGCTACTGGCGGAGGTTATGAACCAAGATCTGGTACTGGTTATGGTGGGGCAGGAGGACATTATGGTAGTAGGGGAGGTTATGGTGGCAGTAGCCGCTACCATCCTTATGCAAGATAG
- the LOC107612743 gene encoding probable leucine-rich repeat receptor-like protein kinase At2g33170 isoform X1, which yields MVSKIKMSKGYSVIVLLLLFLSLILCTAEGLNAEGQILLDLKNGFHDKNNLLRNWNPADETPCEWLGVNCSYYEYNNSKSPVVMSLDLSSMGLSGILNGSSIGGLTHLTYLNLSHNKLSGKIPKEIGDCLNLEYLYLNNNQFQGPIPDELGNLSRLRSLNICNNKLNGVFPDEFGNLSSLVELVAYSNFLVGPLPSTIGKLKNLVTFRAGANNITGSLPKEISGCASLMYLGLAQNDISGELPSEIGMLQNLTELILWDNQLSGPIPKEIGNLTNLEILALYWNDLVGPIPPEIGNLKSLKFLYLYKNNLNGTIPREIGNLSSAREIDFSENSLVGYIPSELSKIRGLRLLFLFENHLIGVIPDELSSLRNLSRLDLSMNGLTGSIPSGFQYLTNMSQLQLFDNKLSGVIPQELGLHSPLWVVDFSDNNLTGTIPPHLCWNSHLMLLNLQSNRFYGNIPRGILKCKSLAQMLVVGNMLTGGFPSELCKLPNFIAIELNENKFSGPIPPVIANCSKLQRLHIANNYFTLELPKEIGNLSQLVTFNVSSNHFTGTIPSEIFRCQKLQRLDLSKNKFIGSLPNNIGTLEHLEILKLSGNELSGKIPEEIGNLSHLNWLQLDGNLFSGEIPAQLGRLSTLQIGMDLSYNNLSGRIPSQLGNLNMLEYIYLNNNHLDGEIPSSFDQLSSLLGCNFSYNNLSGPIPSDKIFQNMAASSFLGGNNDLCGRPLNECNSDLSSRGFPPVRHDDSRRAKIVMIAAATVGSVSLILILVILYVMRWPFNSTSSLRDTESPCLDSDIYFPPKDGFTFQDLVEATKRFHESYVIGRGACGTVYKAVMKSGKTIAVKKLASNREGNNIENSFRAEILTLGKIRHRNIVKLYGFCYHQGSNLLLYEYMERGSLGEVLHGSATNLEWPIRFMIALGAAEGLAYLHHDCKPKIIHRDIKSNNILLDENFEAHVGDFGLAKVIDMPQSKSMSAVAGSYGYIAPEYAYTMKVTEKCDIYSYGVVLLELLTGRAPVQPLEQGGDLVTWVRTHIRSHNNVLTQGILDNRIDLEEQVTVNHMLTVLKIALLCTSMSPSERPSMREVVLMLIESNEREGNLTLTRTNHDLPSKDATH from the exons ATG GTCTCAAAAATTAAGATGTCAAAAGGGTATTCTGTGATTGTACTCTTACTATTATTTTTATCTCTGATTCTTTGCACGGCCGAAGGGTTGAACGCAGAGGGGCAAATCCTCCTAGACCTCAAGAATGGTTTCCATGATAAGAATAATCTTTTGCGGAATTGGAACCCTGCTGATGAAACTCCATGTGAATGGTTAGGCGTAAATTGCTCTTATtatgaatataataatagtaaaagTCCAGTTGTCATGTCCCTTGATTTGAGTTCAATGGGTCTTTCTGGAATTTTAAATGGTAGTAGCATTGGAGGTTTGACTCACCTAACTTATCTCAATCTTTCTCACAATAAGTTGAGTGGAAAAATACCAAAGGAAATTGGCGATTGCTTGAATTTGGAGtatctttacttgaacaataaccAATTTCAGGGACCAATTCCTGATGAACTGGGGAATTTGTCTCGTTTGAGAAGCTTGAACATATGCAACAACAAACTCAATGGTGTTTTTCCAGATGAGTTTGGGAACTTGTCTTCATTGGTTGAATTGGTAGCCTATAGCAATTTTCTTGTTGGTCCCTTGCCTAGTACCATTGGGAAGCTCAAGAATCTTGTGACTTTCAGAGCCGGGGCGAATAACATTACCGGTTCACTGCCAAAGGAAATAAGTGGGTGCGCAAGCTTGATGTATCTCGGTCTTGCGCAAAATGATATATCAGGGGAGCTTCCAAGTGAGATTGGGATGCTTCAGAATTTAACAGAATTGATTCTATGGGACAATCAGTTATCAGGGCCTATTCCCAAAGAGATTGGGAATTTAACCAATCTTGAGATTCTTGCTTTGTATTGGAATGATCTTGTTGGACCTATACCTCCAGAGATTGGGAACCTCAAGTCATTGAAGTTTTTGTATCTATACAAAAACAATCTGAATGGAACCATTCCAAGGGAAATTGGGAACCTTTCTTCTGCTAGGGAAATTGATTTCTCAGAGAACTCTTTAGTAGGGTACATCCCATCCGAGCTGAGCAAAATCCGTGGCCTGCGCTTGCTCTTTCTTTTCGAGAACCATTTAATTGGTGTCATACCGGATGAGCTCAGTAGCTTGAGGAATCTGTCAAGGCTCGACCTGTCGATGAATGGCCTTACCGGCTCGATTCCTTCAGGATTTCAATACTTGACTAATATGTCCCAGTTGCAGCTCTTTGACAACAAGTTGAGTGGTGTTATCCCTCAAGAACTTGGACTTCATAGTCCTCTTTGGGTGGTTGATTTCTCTGATAACAATTTGACAGGAACAATACCTCCTCATCTATGCTGGAATTCTCATTTGATGTTGTTGAACCTTCAATCGAACCGGTTTTATGGAAACATACCAAGAGGGATACTCAAGTGCAAGTCATTAGCGCAGATGCTTGTAGTTGGAAACATGCTTACAGGTGGCTTCCCTTCAGAACTCTGCAAACTGCCAAACTTCATCGCCATCGAGTTGAACGAAAACAAGTTCAGTGGTCCGATTCCTCCTGTGATCGCGAACTGCAGTAAATTACAAAGGCTTCACATAGCAAACAATTACTTCACACTGGAGTTACCTAAGGAAATTGGAAATCTTTCTCAGCTGGTGACCTTCAATGTTTCATCAAACCACTTCACTGGAACAATCCCATCCGAAATCTTTAGGTGCCAGAAGCTGCAAAGGCTGGATCTCAGTAAGAACAAGTTTATTGGTTCCTTGCCCAACAACATAGGAACACTTGAACATTTGGAGATTCTCAAACTCTCTGGCAATGAACTCTCTGGAAAAATCCCTGAAGAAATAGGTAATCTATCTCATTTGAACTGGCTGCAACTGGATGGCAATTTGTTTTCCGGCGAAATTCCGGCTCAGCTCGGTCGCCTCTCGACCTTGCAGATTGGAATGGATCTCAGTTACAATAATCTTTCTGGGAGAATACCATCTCAGCTCGGTAATCTCAATATGCTTGAGTATATCTATCTCAATAACAATCATTTGGATGGCGAAATTCCAAGCTCATTCGACCAGCTTTCAAGCTTGCTGGGATGCAATTTCTCATACAACAACCTCTCCGGACCAATACCTTCAGATAAGATCTTCCAAAATATGGCTGCAAGCAGTTTTCTTGGTGGTAACAACGACCTCTGTGGTAGACCTCTCAATGAATGCAACTCCGATCTGTCTTCTCGTGGTTTTCCTCCGGTTAGACATGATGATTCTCGCCGTGCTAAAATAGTCATGATCGCTGCAGCCACCGTGGGCAGCGTTTCTCTCATcttaattttagttattttatatgttatgaGATGGCCGTTCAATTCCACGAGTTCCTTGAGAGACACGGAATCTCCCTGCCTTGATTCGGATATCTATTTTCCTCCGAAGGACGGCTTCACATTCCAGGATCTTGTTGAGGCAACGAAAAGATTTCATGAGAGCTATGTGATTGGCAGGGGAGCCTGTGGGACGGTTTACAAGGCGGTGATGAAGTCCGGGAAGACGATTGCAGTTAAGAAGTTAGCATCAAACAGGGAAGGGAACAACATTGAGAATAGTTTTAGAGCTGAGATACTGACACTGGGGAAGATTCGGCATAGAAACATTGTGAAGCTTTATGGATTCTGCTATCACCAAGGCTCCAATCTGCTGCTTTATGAGTACATGGAGAGGGGAAGCTTAGGTGAAGTGTTGCATGGTTCTGCTACCAATTTGGAGTGGCCAATTCGGTTCATGATTGCTCTTGGTGCTGCTGAGGGTCTTGCCTACTTGCACCATGATTGCAAGCCAAAGATTATTCACCGGGATATAAAATCTAATAACATTCTTCTTGATGAAAATTTTGAGGCTCATGTTGGTGATTTTGGGTTAGCCAAAGTGATTGACATGCCACAATCAAAATCCATGTCTGCAGTTGCTGGATCTTATGGCTATATTGCTCCTG AATATGCATACACCATGAAGGTAACAGAAAAGTGTGACATTTATAGCTATGGCGTTGTGCTCTTGGAACTGCTAACAGGTAGAGCACCGGTTCAACCATTGGAGCAAGGTGGTGATCTTGTGACATGGGTTAGAACCCATATTCGGAGCCACAACAACGTGTTGACGCAGGGAATACTCGACAATCGCATTGATCTTGAAGAACAAGTCACTGTGAATCACATGCTGACTGTTCTGAAGATTGCTCTGCTTTGCACAAGCATGTCTCCTTCTGAGAGGCCTTCGATGCGCGAAGTCGTGTTGATGCTTATCGAGTCGAATGAACGCGAAGGAAACTTAACGCTCACTCGGACTAACCATGATCTTCCTTCCAAAGATGCCACACATTAG
- the LOC107612743 gene encoding probable leucine-rich repeat receptor-like protein kinase At2g33170 isoform X2 encodes MSKGYSVIVLLLLFLSLILCTAEGLNAEGQILLDLKNGFHDKNNLLRNWNPADETPCEWLGVNCSYYEYNNSKSPVVMSLDLSSMGLSGILNGSSIGGLTHLTYLNLSHNKLSGKIPKEIGDCLNLEYLYLNNNQFQGPIPDELGNLSRLRSLNICNNKLNGVFPDEFGNLSSLVELVAYSNFLVGPLPSTIGKLKNLVTFRAGANNITGSLPKEISGCASLMYLGLAQNDISGELPSEIGMLQNLTELILWDNQLSGPIPKEIGNLTNLEILALYWNDLVGPIPPEIGNLKSLKFLYLYKNNLNGTIPREIGNLSSAREIDFSENSLVGYIPSELSKIRGLRLLFLFENHLIGVIPDELSSLRNLSRLDLSMNGLTGSIPSGFQYLTNMSQLQLFDNKLSGVIPQELGLHSPLWVVDFSDNNLTGTIPPHLCWNSHLMLLNLQSNRFYGNIPRGILKCKSLAQMLVVGNMLTGGFPSELCKLPNFIAIELNENKFSGPIPPVIANCSKLQRLHIANNYFTLELPKEIGNLSQLVTFNVSSNHFTGTIPSEIFRCQKLQRLDLSKNKFIGSLPNNIGTLEHLEILKLSGNELSGKIPEEIGNLSHLNWLQLDGNLFSGEIPAQLGRLSTLQIGMDLSYNNLSGRIPSQLGNLNMLEYIYLNNNHLDGEIPSSFDQLSSLLGCNFSYNNLSGPIPSDKIFQNMAASSFLGGNNDLCGRPLNECNSDLSSRGFPPVRHDDSRRAKIVMIAAATVGSVSLILILVILYVMRWPFNSTSSLRDTESPCLDSDIYFPPKDGFTFQDLVEATKRFHESYVIGRGACGTVYKAVMKSGKTIAVKKLASNREGNNIENSFRAEILTLGKIRHRNIVKLYGFCYHQGSNLLLYEYMERGSLGEVLHGSATNLEWPIRFMIALGAAEGLAYLHHDCKPKIIHRDIKSNNILLDENFEAHVGDFGLAKVIDMPQSKSMSAVAGSYGYIAPEYAYTMKVTEKCDIYSYGVVLLELLTGRAPVQPLEQGGDLVTWVRTHIRSHNNVLTQGILDNRIDLEEQVTVNHMLTVLKIALLCTSMSPSERPSMREVVLMLIESNEREGNLTLTRTNHDLPSKDATH; translated from the exons ATGTCAAAAGGGTATTCTGTGATTGTACTCTTACTATTATTTTTATCTCTGATTCTTTGCACGGCCGAAGGGTTGAACGCAGAGGGGCAAATCCTCCTAGACCTCAAGAATGGTTTCCATGATAAGAATAATCTTTTGCGGAATTGGAACCCTGCTGATGAAACTCCATGTGAATGGTTAGGCGTAAATTGCTCTTATtatgaatataataatagtaaaagTCCAGTTGTCATGTCCCTTGATTTGAGTTCAATGGGTCTTTCTGGAATTTTAAATGGTAGTAGCATTGGAGGTTTGACTCACCTAACTTATCTCAATCTTTCTCACAATAAGTTGAGTGGAAAAATACCAAAGGAAATTGGCGATTGCTTGAATTTGGAGtatctttacttgaacaataaccAATTTCAGGGACCAATTCCTGATGAACTGGGGAATTTGTCTCGTTTGAGAAGCTTGAACATATGCAACAACAAACTCAATGGTGTTTTTCCAGATGAGTTTGGGAACTTGTCTTCATTGGTTGAATTGGTAGCCTATAGCAATTTTCTTGTTGGTCCCTTGCCTAGTACCATTGGGAAGCTCAAGAATCTTGTGACTTTCAGAGCCGGGGCGAATAACATTACCGGTTCACTGCCAAAGGAAATAAGTGGGTGCGCAAGCTTGATGTATCTCGGTCTTGCGCAAAATGATATATCAGGGGAGCTTCCAAGTGAGATTGGGATGCTTCAGAATTTAACAGAATTGATTCTATGGGACAATCAGTTATCAGGGCCTATTCCCAAAGAGATTGGGAATTTAACCAATCTTGAGATTCTTGCTTTGTATTGGAATGATCTTGTTGGACCTATACCTCCAGAGATTGGGAACCTCAAGTCATTGAAGTTTTTGTATCTATACAAAAACAATCTGAATGGAACCATTCCAAGGGAAATTGGGAACCTTTCTTCTGCTAGGGAAATTGATTTCTCAGAGAACTCTTTAGTAGGGTACATCCCATCCGAGCTGAGCAAAATCCGTGGCCTGCGCTTGCTCTTTCTTTTCGAGAACCATTTAATTGGTGTCATACCGGATGAGCTCAGTAGCTTGAGGAATCTGTCAAGGCTCGACCTGTCGATGAATGGCCTTACCGGCTCGATTCCTTCAGGATTTCAATACTTGACTAATATGTCCCAGTTGCAGCTCTTTGACAACAAGTTGAGTGGTGTTATCCCTCAAGAACTTGGACTTCATAGTCCTCTTTGGGTGGTTGATTTCTCTGATAACAATTTGACAGGAACAATACCTCCTCATCTATGCTGGAATTCTCATTTGATGTTGTTGAACCTTCAATCGAACCGGTTTTATGGAAACATACCAAGAGGGATACTCAAGTGCAAGTCATTAGCGCAGATGCTTGTAGTTGGAAACATGCTTACAGGTGGCTTCCCTTCAGAACTCTGCAAACTGCCAAACTTCATCGCCATCGAGTTGAACGAAAACAAGTTCAGTGGTCCGATTCCTCCTGTGATCGCGAACTGCAGTAAATTACAAAGGCTTCACATAGCAAACAATTACTTCACACTGGAGTTACCTAAGGAAATTGGAAATCTTTCTCAGCTGGTGACCTTCAATGTTTCATCAAACCACTTCACTGGAACAATCCCATCCGAAATCTTTAGGTGCCAGAAGCTGCAAAGGCTGGATCTCAGTAAGAACAAGTTTATTGGTTCCTTGCCCAACAACATAGGAACACTTGAACATTTGGAGATTCTCAAACTCTCTGGCAATGAACTCTCTGGAAAAATCCCTGAAGAAATAGGTAATCTATCTCATTTGAACTGGCTGCAACTGGATGGCAATTTGTTTTCCGGCGAAATTCCGGCTCAGCTCGGTCGCCTCTCGACCTTGCAGATTGGAATGGATCTCAGTTACAATAATCTTTCTGGGAGAATACCATCTCAGCTCGGTAATCTCAATATGCTTGAGTATATCTATCTCAATAACAATCATTTGGATGGCGAAATTCCAAGCTCATTCGACCAGCTTTCAAGCTTGCTGGGATGCAATTTCTCATACAACAACCTCTCCGGACCAATACCTTCAGATAAGATCTTCCAAAATATGGCTGCAAGCAGTTTTCTTGGTGGTAACAACGACCTCTGTGGTAGACCTCTCAATGAATGCAACTCCGATCTGTCTTCTCGTGGTTTTCCTCCGGTTAGACATGATGATTCTCGCCGTGCTAAAATAGTCATGATCGCTGCAGCCACCGTGGGCAGCGTTTCTCTCATcttaattttagttattttatatgttatgaGATGGCCGTTCAATTCCACGAGTTCCTTGAGAGACACGGAATCTCCCTGCCTTGATTCGGATATCTATTTTCCTCCGAAGGACGGCTTCACATTCCAGGATCTTGTTGAGGCAACGAAAAGATTTCATGAGAGCTATGTGATTGGCAGGGGAGCCTGTGGGACGGTTTACAAGGCGGTGATGAAGTCCGGGAAGACGATTGCAGTTAAGAAGTTAGCATCAAACAGGGAAGGGAACAACATTGAGAATAGTTTTAGAGCTGAGATACTGACACTGGGGAAGATTCGGCATAGAAACATTGTGAAGCTTTATGGATTCTGCTATCACCAAGGCTCCAATCTGCTGCTTTATGAGTACATGGAGAGGGGAAGCTTAGGTGAAGTGTTGCATGGTTCTGCTACCAATTTGGAGTGGCCAATTCGGTTCATGATTGCTCTTGGTGCTGCTGAGGGTCTTGCCTACTTGCACCATGATTGCAAGCCAAAGATTATTCACCGGGATATAAAATCTAATAACATTCTTCTTGATGAAAATTTTGAGGCTCATGTTGGTGATTTTGGGTTAGCCAAAGTGATTGACATGCCACAATCAAAATCCATGTCTGCAGTTGCTGGATCTTATGGCTATATTGCTCCTG AATATGCATACACCATGAAGGTAACAGAAAAGTGTGACATTTATAGCTATGGCGTTGTGCTCTTGGAACTGCTAACAGGTAGAGCACCGGTTCAACCATTGGAGCAAGGTGGTGATCTTGTGACATGGGTTAGAACCCATATTCGGAGCCACAACAACGTGTTGACGCAGGGAATACTCGACAATCGCATTGATCTTGAAGAACAAGTCACTGTGAATCACATGCTGACTGTTCTGAAGATTGCTCTGCTTTGCACAAGCATGTCTCCTTCTGAGAGGCCTTCGATGCGCGAAGTCGTGTTGATGCTTATCGAGTCGAATGAACGCGAAGGAAACTTAACGCTCACTCGGACTAACCATGATCTTCCTTCCAAAGATGCCACACATTAG